The genome window TGCCGCCACCTCATGATTAATCTCAAGCAAGGGTGAAGACTCACTTTCTTTGAGGATATGAAAAGCTTTCGGAGCCGAAAAAATAAATGGCGACACATCGACTTTTGGAATCAAGGGATTTCGCGGTTTCAAAGTTTCGAGTTGTCCGAGTACCTCTCCGCCCAGGGATAAATCAATGCCGATTTCTTCGTGAGTTTCGCGAATCGCCGTGTGCAATAAGTTGGCATCTTCCACTTGCCATCGACCGCCCGGCAGCGCCAGATTGCCAGACCAATGATCGCCCGCGCGAACCGCGCGTTTAATAACCAACAGTTCAGCGTTGCCGAGATTTTCGCGCAGGATAAGCGCCACAGCGGCGTGTTGGCGTGTGTTGGTTATGGATTG of Acidobacteriota bacterium contains these proteins:
- a CDS encoding CoA pyrophosphatase yields the protein MTNFARLCEQVKSKLNIGSDIQSITNTRQHAAVALILRENLGNAELLVIKRAVRAGDHWSGNLALPGGRWQVEDANLLHTAIRETHEEIGIDLSLGGEVLGQLETLKPRNPLIPKVDVSPFIFSAPKAFHILKESESSPLLEINHEVAAAFWVSVDYLKTEGLSDEFRLFIGGEERRWPAYPSEHGPIWGMTERMLSDFLALLEE